The Callithrix jacchus isolate 240 chromosome 7, calJac240_pri, whole genome shotgun sequence DNA window CAGTAGGGGCAGAGGTGTAGAGACCAGATGGCAACAGCCCCTTAATGGTTCTGGCTGTCCTTCTGCCAGGTGGCGGACAGCGAGGTGAAAGCAGGGACCCTGCAGCTGACTGTGGAGCGGCTGAATGGGGCCCTGGCCAAGGTGGAGGAAAGCGAGGGGGCCCTGAGGGACAAGGTGCGGGGCCTGACAGAGGCCCTGGCCCAGAGCAGCGCCAGCCTCAACAGCACCCAGGACAAGAACCTGCATCTACAGAAGGCTTTGACTGCCTGTGAACATGACCGCCAAGTGCTCCAGGTCTGGGGCCCCGGGTCTGGCTGAGGTGGGCCCAGTGAGTGAGTCAGCCAGTAAGAGCAGTCTTGGGCGGGGGGGACCTGTAAAGAGCCAGACAACGGGGCAGTCAGTTGGAGCCAATGAGAGGAGGCTTTGAAGGGGGAGTGGGCCCAATAGAGCATCAGCCAATGAGAGGAGGCTCTAGGTATGTCCCATAAGAAGacaaaactggctgggtgtggtggctcacgcctgtaatcccagcactttgggaggccgaggcgggtggatcaacctcaggtcaggagtttgagaccagcctggacaacatggtgaaaccccatctctactaaaaatacaaaaattagctggtcgtggtggtaggcgcctgtaatcccagctactcaagaggctgaggcaggagaatcacttgaaccccggaggcggaggttgcagtaagccaagatcgtgtcattgcactccagcctgggcaacagagtgagactctgtctcaaaaaaaaaaaaaaaaaagacaagactacTAGTATGAACTTGGGTGGACCCAGGTGCATGGTTTATTGGGGGAGAGTTGGGGTCTGAGTGGTTTCCACCTTACGCAGGTCAGTGGATAGGCCGTGGGATGGGCCTGGCGTGGGGCCCACCCTCTAGGTGAGATGACTGCTTGTTTCATGGGCTGTGAACCTGCCTGAAGTGCAGAGTAGAGGGGACGCCTGGGGGCTCCCAGGCCAGCCTGGTACCATCAGCCCCTGTCCCCCAGGAACGGCTGGACGCTGCCCGGCAGGCATTGTCTGAGGCGCGGAAGCAGAGCAGCTCCCTGGGTGAGCAGGTGCAGACGTTGCGAGGCGAGGTGGCTGACCTGGAGCTGCAGCGGGTGGAGGCCGAGGGCCAGCTACAACAGCTACGGGAGGTGAGGGCCAGGGTGCACCCGCTCTGTCCCCAAGACTGTGAGGCCCTAGACTAGGGTGGGGATGCTCCCACCCATCTCAACCTCATCCCCAACCCTGGCGCAGCCTCCGGTAAGGAAGCATCGTTCATTCAACGCATAGTCCTGTTATACAGATGGAGAGACGGAGGCTGAGAGAGAACCATCTGGCTTCGGGTGACAGTTCTCTGATATGGGCCTCACAGTTGCTGCCCTGTGAGCGGGCCAGCCTCACTCTCTCCAAGTTTCGGAAAAGTATGCTCAGGCCCAGAGGGATTTGGGGCCTGCCTGGCTTCTGTTTCAGGTGCTGCGGCAGCGGCAGGAGGGCGAGGCTGCAGCCCTGCACATGGTCCAGAAGCTGCAGGACGAGCGGCGGCTGCTGCAGGAGCGCCTGGGCAGCCTGCAGCACGCCCTGGCTCAGCTGGAAGCCGAGAAGCGGGAGGTGGAGCGCTCAGCCCTGCGTCTGGAGAAGGACCGTGTAGCCCTCAAGAGGACGCTGGACAAGGTGGGCTGCTCCCCCAGGCTCTCCCCTCACTTCCTCTGGGACCTAGCCGTGGTGAGTCCACTGCACATCCCCAGGGTCTGCTGCCTCTGGTGGGGTTAGGTTATTCCACTGGGGTTCAGGACCCTGAGCCCCCTCGGTAAGCGCCTCCTGGCACCCTGATCTCTGCTCTCCCTACCACTTAGGTGGAGCGGGAGAAGCTTCGCAGCCATGAAGACACAGTGCGGCTGAGCGCAGAGAAGGGCCGCCTGGACCGCACTCTCACAGGGGCTGAGCTGGAGCTGGCCGAGGCACAGAGGCAGATCCAGCAGCTGGAGGTCTGACCCCACCCAGCCTGGGACCCCAGCTTCATCCCTGGTCTGAGTGCTCATCAATCCTGGTGGAGCCGGTAGCCCACCCAGCCCAGAGCCCACAACCCCCTCCCCCGGGAGCCCTGAGCCTTCCGCGTGACCCAGCCAGGCGGTGGAAGGAGGGGTTCTCCCTAAGGTGTACAGAAGACACTGAAGGCCTGTTTGCACGTGAGCCTGTGGGCTCATGTATGTTGTGGACATGCAGCAGAGTGGGAATCCATGTGAGCGTTCTTGTGTATGGAGCATGAATCGTGCACACGGTGTGGTGTGTCCGGGTATTGTGAATATGGGTCTGTGTACAGATGTTCTCATGTATGTGGGAGCTGGGCCtttgtgcacacacatacacctgtGCGAACCCAGTAGGTATTTACATGCTTGCctttgtgcctgtgtgtatgacgtgtgtgtgtgtgtgtgtgtgtgtgtatgcgcgcACATGCATGAGTGCACATACCTGCCTGAGTGGGGGTCTTTGAGTGCACTCACCCTGGGCTCACAGGCTCACCGTCAGGGCCGGCAGGATGGAGGACACACAAGGATCTCTCCTGCCTTCTCCCTCTGCACTGGCTGTGTCCCAGGGAGGCACCTGACAACCTAtaacagatgcacacacacactcacgctgGGCTGGAACCCTGACTGCAGCCCCTCCCTGCAGGCGCAGGTGGTGGCACTGGAGCAGagccacagcccagcccagctggAGGTGGAcgaacagcagcagcagcgggaGCTGCAGCAGGAGGTGGAGCGCCTGCGCAGTGCCCAGGCGCAGACCGAGCGCACCCTGGAGGCACGAGAGCGGGCCCACCGCCAGAGGGTTCGTGGGCTGGAGGAACAGGTAGCAGGCCCCCTCAGAAAGCTGGGCCAGGATGGATGTGTGGGGCTGGAGGAAGATGAGGGGGCCAGTTAAGACCTCGTGGGTATAAGCAGTTGATGGCTCCCATAACCAAAAAGAGTGTGATTGGCTCTGCGCTGGTATCACCCAAGACCAGACCAGTGGCCACGGGATGCTCCCGAGCCCCAGGCCTTCCTGCTGGGCTCTGCTCCCCTAGCTCCATCAGGGCAGCCTTCTCCCTGGGAGGCCGAGTGGCCTCAGCAGCTCCAGCCTCTGGTTCTTCCAGCAACCTGTCATCCCAGAGGAGAGCGGCTGCAGAAGCCCCAGGCCTGTCCCTCACTGGCCCACTCAGATCACATGCCCCTTCCTGACTATGCCTGAGCCAGCCTTGTCTGCCAGGCAATGCTGCTCTGCCAGGCCAGGCTAGGTTACATGTCCACCCCTTGGGTCTGGGCTAGAGCCACGCCTACTCAAGTGATGATGGGGATAAAGAATGGGTGTGGAGTTCTCCCCCAAAGACACCTGACTCTGctgtaaggaaaacaaaatgagaaaggcAGGATAGCCCCTGGCTTTCAGTGAGGCCAGACCTTTCCTGAAACTGGCACTGGGTCCCTCCGGGTCCCCAGCTGCCTCCCTTTTCCTGAAGCCAGGCTGAGGACCTGGCTGGCCTAACCTTCTCCTTCCCCAGGTGTCCACACTGCAGCAGGAGCTTCGAAGGAGCTCAGCACCCTTCTCCCCACCCTCTGGCTCCCCAGAGAAATGAGCCTCTGCTGGCATCTAGAGAACAGCCCTGTGCCCGTGTCAGGGGAGGGCCCTCCTTTTGGAAAGCACCCCCAAAGCCTGGTCCCTTGGGGGCCCCCAGCTGGGGTGGGATAAGAAGGTGTTCCACTGTCAGGGCTGAGGAGGAGTATTCCAGCTCCAGGCCTGGAGGCTTCCCAGCATCCAGCAGGGCCCACTCATTCCAGCCCCCTCTTCCAGGACAGGCCACTGCAGATCTTACAAGATCCTCTTTTAGAGGCTGAGCCATAGCCAGGGTTGGGGAGAGCCCTTTTCTCTGGTCAGCCCTGGAGCACGGGCTTGTGGGAAAGGAGGGGAACCAGGCCCAGGCCCTGACTCCAGCTTCCCAGAGATCTCTCCACCTTAGTTCAGCGTGTGTGTCAGGAGATTCCTCAGAGTGCTCAGAGTCCctgtatttttatacttttacaatGTTAACTGTTCAGAACTGTTTTTTGTAACAAGACTTCGTTTTCTAAAAAGTTTATACAGATGTGTCCCTTTTCTAGACAACAGGAGATGTTGGGGGAGACAGGTGGGGTCTGGGGCAAGAGGGATGGTGCCCTCTAGGGAGGGGTGCTTGGGGAGACAGCAGGGAGAGGCAGGGGGCCTATGTTGGGAAGGGAACTTGCCAGCCTCACAGGATGTCAGATGGGGAGGCCTCCGGGGTCCTCAGTCACCTGATCCATAGAACAGACAGGGCTGTTGAGGCTGGGGGCTGGACCCAGCCTCTTTCCAGccgatactttattttttttttgaaatggagtttcgctcttgttgcccaggctgaagtgcaatggtgcgatctcgactcaccacaacctctgtctcccaggttcaagtgattctcctgcctcagcctcctgagtagctgggatgacaggcacacaccaccacgcccggctaattttgtattttctactagagatggggtttcttcatgttggccaggctgatctcgaactcccgacctcaggtgatccacctgccttggcctcccaaagtgctgggattacaggcgtgagccactgagcctggcctccaGCCCATACTTTCTTGCCCCTTTCTCTGGCCATGCCACAGATTCAAGCCCACCCTCGGGACGGTGACAAGCCTTCTACACAGCATGGCAAAAAGTGCAGGTTTGGGTGTGGACATGGGGTCTTATCCTGGCGCTGCTGAGTCATCCTGAGCAAAGCTGCTGAaagagcctcagtttgctcatctgtaaaatgggagtgttCACATAGGAGGTGCTCAGTGTCCAAAGGAGAAATTAACACTCCGTCTGCTGGAGTCCCAGCTGCCTGCTTCGGCCGCAGCACTACCACTGATAGCTGTGGGCCTGTGGGTGGGTTACTTAATGTCTCTGGGCCTAGTTTTCCTGTATCTAAGATGGGGATACAAATTGTATCCACTACAGATGCCTATTTGGAGGGTTAGACAGGAGTTTGAGCCTTCATGCAGAGCCGAGGCCCCACGTGCAGATCAGAAGGAAGTATTAAAATGGCTTCCTCCTTTTTGcccttggttcttttttttttttgagacagagtcttgctctgtcatccaggctggagtgtagtggcacgatcttggacaaggtttcaccatgttggccaggctggtctcgaactcctggcctcaagtgatctgcctgcctcggcctccctaagtgctgagattacaggtgtgagccactccaccccaCTGTTTTTGCCCTTTGAACGACACTAGTCTTTCCAGCTTCCCAAACAAAGGCCTTGAATGTCAGTGGGCCTGCCTTgagcccctgccccccaccctccaGGGGTAACCTCCCATCTTCACTGTGTCTCTCTGGTGATGGGAACTCATGTCCTCACCAAGTAGCCCTGGTCATGAGAAAGCTGTATCCCTGGAACCTTCCATCTCCTGTGTAATTCCTGCAACACGAGTGCACGCCTGCACCATCAGGATGCATCTTTCTGGGCAGGGCAGAGCGGGAGCCAGCGGGTGAGGAGGTGGGGCTGGGACTGTGGAAGCCTCTCAGGACAGTCCATGTTGGGGGCACTTGGCTGGCCCCTCTGTGCGCTCCCCCAAAAAGTGACTCAGTCTTTTgtaaaaacttgtttttaattttgtataaaataaagGTGGTCCATGCCCAGGGGGGCTGTAGGAAATCCAAGCAGACCAGCTGGGGTGCTGGGACACAGCCTACCTCGGGGGACTGAATAGGGGACTGTCTGTCATCAAGATGGGCTGAGGCCTGTCAGGGGCCCAGGTCCCATGGAGAGGCCTGGGATGCCCCCCAACCCGAGGGGCAGAGACTGGGCAGTGGGGAGCCCCCATTGTGCCCCAGAGGTGGccagaggctgaaggaggagccTGCACCACAGCCTGCAACCCCCAGGGCTGCAGTCCACTAACTTTACAGAATGAAACGAACATGGGGATGGGGAAGAAAGCACCAGGTTGGGCAGGGCCCGAGGGCCCCGGGTCCCAGGAGGGCCAGGTCAGGCAGGGCCCGAGGGCCCCGGATCCCAGGAGGGCCAGGACTCAGGATGCCAGCACCACCCTAGCAGCCCCCACAGCTCCTGGCACAGGAGGCCGCCACGGATGGACACAGGCCGCTGCTGGCCATCACGCCACATTTGGAGAACTTGTCCCGACAGAGGTCAGCTATTGAGGGCAGGAAGGAGGTGGGGTCAGGGTGGGGCTGGGCGATGGGAACCCCTGTCCCTCCCTGACTCTGGTGATGGGAGTGTTTTGAGGATGAAAAGTAGCAAGGAGGGGCGTTCAGGGTGTCCTGGAAGTGTGTCTGACGCATAATACGTGTTGAATAAACATCAGGTGGGTGGCTAGGTGGCCAGATAATGAAGCTggtgtgggggcaggggagaCCTTGGGGAGAAAGCCTTCCTACCTCGGAGGAGCTCCTCATGGGCACACACTGTGCGGACACAGATCTCCTTATTGATGACGTACACGCGGCGGAGGCTGTGGGGACAGGGCCCAGGAGGTCTCAGCCCCACTGGGATAGCCCAGACAGAACCCGGCCATGGAGCCCAGGAGGGGAGGTCCCTGGCCCAGGCTCAACCACAGAATTGAGCTCAATTTCAGGACTCACTCTTCCTCCAACTCCCACCCGGGCTGGCCAGAGCCACCCCCTGTGCCCTCTGGCCCCCATGCTCCAGAGTCCTCCCAGCAGCCGCCCACCTGTGCTCACCTGTAGAAGCAGACCTCGTTCAGACACTGCTTGCAAGGCTTGTGTATGGAGTAGAGGCGGGTACATGGATACTGCTCCTCAcggcagtctgggtgacaggtgGGGTCAGACTAGGAGTCCAGAGTTGGGGGGCGGCACCCAACCTTACCCACCTGAGACTGGCTCGCAGGGCCTAGTCCCCATGTACCCTTACATCCCATGCAGACACCCATACCTCCACATGcccacatagacacacacagcaTTGCTAGACTTTACCAGGCTGTAACTCATTTATCAACTCACCACTGAACTTACTATAGAAGTCGAAGTTCAAACAAGTTCACACCCACCCACGCATCATAAAAGCCCACACCGACTCACAAGCAGATCTACCCACGCTCACAGAAGCCCACATAAGAATGCACACACCAACCCATATGAGGGTGGGCACCCGGATTCTCCTGCACACACTCGTCTTGTTCTTTGAAGCTCTCAgctggggcagctggaggggcacTGCTCAGCCAGCCCACACTCCCTGGCCCTTCCTTGCCTCCACATATGCACTACCCAGGCAGGCTCTCTGGCTGACAGGAAGCCCCCAGCAcactccctgcccctcccagtATCTGTGAGGACAGGGCCCTTCCTAGGCTGCCAATTTAGCCTCCGGCCAGGCCCACTGGGGCAGAGTGGGACCTCCTGGAGCTGCATGGGGGGGCCTGGTGGTGCCAGCCTACAGCAGGAGCAAGCTTTCCCTCCCCTCATCACTGCCAGCAGCCCACACAGGCAAGAACAAAAGGCCTCCAGCCCATCAGCACTGCCCCCTACTCCACCCCAAATGGTCAGGCCATGCCTCCATTTCTCCCACTGGCAGGAAAGCCCTTACCCAGAGGCCCAGGCTCCGTGGGCTCCAGCTCTGCATTTCCTGGTTCTGATGTCGGTCGAGAGAAAGGCAGGCAGATATCATTGGGCAGGGGAATCACCTCCCCTAGCCCTGGCAGACCCCCTCACTCCCAGGGTTCACAGGGTaaggagggtggggcaggggctggggcctACCTGGGGTTGGGGCTGCTATGACTTCCTGTTGGACTTGCTGTTGGGACTGGAACTGAAACTGTTCCTCCGAAGGTCGAGAAGTCACCTCTGCAGCCAGGGGAGGATAAGGGGGTCTGCTCCCTCCACCCGCTCCCGGGGCTCTCCCCACCCAGCTGCTAGCCCATCCTATCCTGTCCCCAGCCCATTACCTTGATAATCATAGTAGTCTGGGTTGTCTGCAAACAAAGATGAAAGTGGAATTGGTGGGAGTCAGGCAACCCACCAGCCCCAGGGGCAAACAAGGTCCTCGCTGAGCCAGGGACCCAACCCCAGAGCTCCCATGAGCTGTCCAGTGCGGTTCCTGGCTGAGCCATGCACATCTGAGCAGCCAGGCCTTCCTTGGCGACCCTGGGGATGGAAGGCCCTTACCGATCTGGTCGCCGTAGTGGGTGTACTGGACGTGGTCAGGGAATGGCGGCGGCGGGTCCAGGTCATACTGGCCCTGAACCAGCGGGCCTGCTGTGGGGAGGCAAAGCATGTGGGGTGCCCGAGGGGAGGAGCAACAGGGGCCTGAGGCGCttctggggaggggaggtgggggtcACAAGAGCAGGCCTATAAGAGCCTAGGACCCCAAAAGCAGGTTCCTAGAGGATCCAGACTCTTCCTCAAAGGTAAAGACCCTTCCCCACCCTTGTTGGTCACCTCCCTGACCTTACCCTGCCCCACCCTGTCACCGGCCTCCTGGCTGCTCCTGGGACTCCACatgctcctgcctgcctcagggcctttacaCCTGAAGCTCCCTGAGCCTGTGAGTCCTGCTCAGCTGCTTCAGGTGTTCCCTGGAATCTCAGTTGTGCGGAAAGGCTGACCCACCCCGAGCCCACCGCCCTCCTGCTGATTTCTGTCCAGCGTGCAGCACATGCTGGAGTTTCTCACGTCTGCTTGTTTCCTATTTGTCTCTCTTCCCTGGACTGGCAGCATGATGAGAGCAATGATGTGTCTCCCTGGTTCACTGTGGAACCCCCAGGGTCTAGCCCAGCACTTGGCACATGGTAGGGACTCAACACATCACGGCTGAATGAATTAATGTTGGCCATGCTAGGACCTTTGTGGTCCTCATCGAGTCTCCTCATTTGGCCAGTAGACCCCTTCAAGGTCAAGACTGTCTAGAGCTGAAGGGCTCCAAATGGATCTAGAACCCAAGCATCTGGAACCTCTGCCTTGAGTGCCCCCTATACCTGCACATTGGCTCCCAGAGGGGCCTTGTGCCCAGTCCTTATGCCAGGGATGTGCCCTCCAGAACCCTGCCTGCCTGCTGCTGTGGAAGGCTGGGGGAAGGGCCGGGAGCTGCCTGCAGAGGCTGCCAGGGCTGGCCTGTCCAGTCTGTGGTCCAGGCAGGCTGGAGGCCCCAGGATCTGGGGAGCTGAGTTCTGGCCATGAGTCATGATAAAGACTCACTGTGAATTCCGCCTATTAACCCCACTCCCTGCAAACATAAGGGGAGCTACCCCCTGTCCGGGGAGCACTTACCAGGCAGGAATAGCAGGAAGAGGTAGGCAGCTTTCATGGCCACAGAGAGGCAGGCTGGGGGGTGTCAGAGAGGACAGCTGGGGGAAAACGAGAGGGAGTGCTCTGCCCAGGGCCACCCACACTCAGGACAGCAGAGCCCACCTTGGATCCCCTGATTTCGCCCCAGAGAAGGTGACACCCAGAATAGAAGCCAGGAGTGGGAGGGCTGGGATGTCCCTACTTCAGAGGGCCATCCAAGTTCCTGCTGGCCCACCCAGGTGTTCAGGTCACAAGGGACAAGGCCTCCAGCCCCACTCCAGCGCTGATCTTGACCAGCAAACCCCTGTAGTGGGTGTACTGCACGTGGTCAGGCGATGGCTGACCCTGTCACTAAGGGGATATTTCTAATGTGACCCCAGTCCAGAACATTCTCTCCTCACCCGCACCCATGCTCAACCCTCTGGCCCAGAGCCTCCCCGAGTGTCCGAGTGTCCGAGTCACTGACTGCATGAATCCCTGAACCCAGGCCCACCCCTGGGATCCCAGCCCTGGCCAACCGGCATCACAGCCTGGACTCAGCAGCTTCTGCCAAGCCCACCACCTCACCACCTGCTCCCAATTAGCCCCTGGGCCCTCCCACCCCGCCCCCAGCGTCCTGCTCAGCAGGAAGCCTCATGCACTCGGGCCTCCAGAGCCCAGGCCGGACAGGTCTCCCAGCCCCTAGATGCCTCTCCTGCCAGGCCTCCAGGCCTCATAAGACCTGGCTGTGTTCATCACAGGCTCACGACCCACCGGGGCTGTTTGCAGCAGCAGGAAGCACTTAGAGCGAAGCCTGAGGGGACTCCTCTGGATCTTAGAATGGCAGCACTGAAGGGGTGGTGACGTCACCCAGCCCAGGGCGCCCTGCACCCCCGACATTGACCGATAAGTGTGGTGTGTGTCATTTGGAAGGAGAGGGCACTGGTCCCTGGCTTTCAGCAGGCTCCTGACATTCAAGGTCCAGTCTCCAGGCCTGGCT harbors:
- the MFAP2 gene encoding microfibrillar-associated protein 2 isoform X1, whose amino-acid sequence is MKAAYLFLLFLPAGPLVQGQYDLDPPPPFPDHVQYTHYGDQIDNPDYYDYQEVTSRPSEEQFQFQSQQQVQQEVIAAPTPEPGNAELEPTEPGPLDCREEQYPCTRLYSIHKPCKQCLNEVCFYSLRRVYVINKEICVRTVCAHEELLRADLCRDKFSKCGVMASSGLCPSVAASCARSCGGC
- the MFAP2 gene encoding microfibrillar-associated protein 2 isoform X2, producing the protein MKAAYLFLLFLPGPLVQGQYDLDPPPPFPDHVQYTHYGDQIDNPDYYDYQEVTSRPSEEQFQFQSQQQVQQEVIAAPTPEPGNAELEPTEPGPLDCREEQYPCTRLYSIHKPCKQCLNEVCFYSLRRVYVINKEICVRTVCAHEELLRADLCRDKFSKCGVMASSGLCPSVAASCARSCGGC
- the MFAP2 gene encoding microfibrillar-associated protein 2 isoform X3; translation: MKAAYLFLLFLPAGPLVQGQYDLDPPPPFPDHVQYTHYGDQIDNPDYYDYQEVTSRPSEEQFQFQSQQQVQQEVIAAPTPDCREEQYPCTRLYSIHKPCKQCLNEVCFYSLRRVYVINKEICVRTVCAHEELLRADLCRDKFSKCGVMASSGLCPSVAASCARSCGGC
- the MFAP2 gene encoding microfibrillar-associated protein 2 isoform X4 — its product is MKAAYLFLLFLPDNPDYYDYQEVTSRPSEEQFQFQSQQQVQQEVIAAPTPEPGNAELEPTEPGPLDCREEQYPCTRLYSIHKPCKQCLNEVCFYSLRRVYVINKEICVRTVCAHEELLRADLCRDKFSKCGVMASSGLCPSVAASCARSCGGC